A single region of the Phycisphaerae bacterium RAS1 genome encodes:
- the preA gene encoding NAD-dependent dihydropyrimidine dehydrogenase subunit PreA — translation MHPMPSAIDLTINFCGVRAPNPFWLASAPPTNSAYQLRRAFEAGWGGAVWKTFGHDPPIVNTASRYGAVDYDGRKVMGLNNIELISDRPMEVNLREIRDIKREFPDRALFVSLMVESKREAWHDIVMRAEDTGADGIELNFGCPHGMSERGMGAAVGQVPEYTCMIVEWVKEVARTPVMVKLTPNISDVRAAGRAAKRGGADAVSLINTINSIMGVDLDTFSPKPQVGGYGSHGGYCGPAVKPIALNMVSQIATDPDIGLPISGIGGIQAWQDAAEFLLLGAGSVQVCTAVMHYGFRIVQQLSDGLTGWMRSKGFTRIGDFQGKSVERIRDWGDLDLNYKVVAEIDPLKCINCGLCYIACEDGCHQSISRTPVPEAEFVRQMGPDAARRVFTSGTHHYTHGAGEGYVNVYAIKQDTCVGCNMCSLICPVEGCISMKRMDTGRPPMSWRQYQRLLAEGKIAPIQPPEHV, via the coding sequence ATGCACCCGATGCCATCAGCCATCGACCTCACGATCAACTTCTGCGGCGTGCGCGCCCCGAACCCCTTCTGGCTGGCGAGCGCTCCGCCCACCAACAGCGCCTACCAGCTTCGCCGCGCTTTCGAGGCCGGCTGGGGCGGCGCAGTGTGGAAGACATTCGGGCACGACCCGCCGATCGTGAACACGGCCTCGCGCTACGGCGCGGTGGATTACGACGGCCGCAAGGTGATGGGGCTGAACAACATCGAGCTGATCAGCGACCGGCCGATGGAAGTGAACCTTCGCGAAATCCGCGACATCAAGCGCGAGTTTCCGGATCGTGCGCTGTTCGTCTCGCTGATGGTCGAGTCCAAGCGCGAAGCGTGGCACGACATCGTCATGCGCGCCGAGGACACCGGCGCCGACGGGATCGAGTTGAATTTCGGCTGCCCGCACGGCATGAGCGAGCGCGGCATGGGGGCGGCGGTGGGGCAGGTGCCCGAGTACACCTGCATGATCGTCGAATGGGTGAAGGAGGTCGCCCGCACGCCGGTCATGGTCAAGCTCACGCCCAACATCAGCGACGTACGCGCCGCCGGCCGGGCCGCGAAGCGCGGCGGGGCGGACGCCGTCTCGCTCATCAACACCATCAATTCGATCATGGGCGTCGATCTCGACACGTTTTCGCCAAAGCCGCAGGTGGGCGGCTACGGCTCGCACGGCGGCTATTGCGGCCCGGCGGTGAAGCCGATCGCGCTCAACATGGTGTCGCAGATCGCGACCGATCCGGACATCGGCCTGCCCATCAGCGGCATCGGCGGGATTCAGGCCTGGCAGGACGCGGCCGAGTTTCTGCTCCTCGGCGCCGGCAGCGTGCAGGTGTGCACCGCGGTGATGCACTACGGCTTCCGCATCGTGCAGCAGCTTTCGGACGGACTGACCGGCTGGATGCGAAGCAAGGGCTTCACGCGCATCGGCGATTTTCAAGGCAAATCGGTCGAGCGAATCCGCGACTGGGGCGACCTCGATCTGAACTACAAGGTTGTCGCCGAGATCGACCCGCTGAAGTGCATCAACTGCGGACTGTGCTACATCGCCTGCGAGGACGGGTGTCACCAGTCCATCTCGCGCACGCCGGTGCCGGAAGCCGAGTTCGTCCGGCAGATGGGCCCCGACGCCGCCCGCCGGGTGTTCACCAGCGGCACGCACCATTACACGCACGGCGCGGGCGAGGGGTATGTGAACGTATACGCGATCAAGCAGGACACGTGCGTCGGCTGCAACATGTGCTCATTGATCTGCCCGGTCGAGGGGTGCATTTCAATGAAGCGCATGGACACCGGCCGGCCGCCGATGAGCTGGCGGCAGTACCAGCGGCTGCTGGCGGAGGGGAAAATCGCGCCAATCCAACCGCCGGAGCATGTGTAG
- a CDS encoding hypothetical protein (Activator of Hsp90 ATPase homolog 1-like protein): MQKTHRALKVTTPNDREIVMTREMDAPRQLVFDAMSKPQLIRRWLWCPEGWEMTVCEEDLRVGGSFRWEWNGPDGKLAMRMTGVYKEFAPPARVARTESFEMGCAVMGDQLVIMELTERDGKTLVTITLKYKSKADRDGALASGMERGMNAGYDNLDDLLASGEFR; this comes from the coding sequence ATGCAAAAGACCCACCGCGCCTTGAAAGTCACCACGCCCAACGACCGCGAAATCGTCATGACGCGTGAGATGGACGCGCCGCGCCAGCTCGTGTTCGACGCGATGAGCAAGCCGCAACTGATCCGCCGCTGGCTCTGGTGTCCGGAGGGCTGGGAGATGACCGTGTGCGAGGAGGACCTGCGCGTCGGCGGCTCGTTCCGCTGGGAGTGGAACGGCCCCGACGGCAAGCTGGCCATGCGGATGACCGGCGTTTACAAGGAATTCGCGCCGCCAGCGCGGGTCGCGCGGACGGAGTCCTTCGAAATGGGCTGCGCCGTCATGGGCGATCAGCTCGTGATCATGGAGCTGACGGAGCGTGACGGAAAGACGCTGGTCACGATCACCCTCAAGTACAAGTCGAAGGCCGACCGCGACGGCGCCCTGGCCTCTGGAATGGAGCGCGGCATGAACGCCGGCTATGACAATCTCGACGACCTGCTCGCCTCCGGCGAGTTCCGCTAA
- the gcvH gene encoding Glycine cleavage system H protein: MAVPNDRRYSKSHEWFKADGNLVTIGITRFAADELTDVTYVELPAVGKSVKAGEAFGEIESVKATSDLYSFVSGAVKEINPRLVDEPELVNNDSFGHGWMLKVECADLSSLAGLMDGPAYDKMTSG; encoded by the coding sequence ATGGCCGTTCCGAATGATCGTAGGTACTCCAAGTCGCACGAGTGGTTCAAGGCCGACGGAAACCTGGTCACGATCGGCATTACGCGATTCGCGGCGGACGAGCTTACCGACGTGACCTACGTCGAGTTGCCCGCGGTGGGAAAGAGCGTCAAGGCCGGCGAGGCGTTCGGCGAGATCGAATCCGTCAAAGCCACCAGCGATCTCTATTCGTTCGTCAGCGGCGCGGTGAAGGAGATCAATCCGCGGCTGGTGGACGAGCCGGAGCTGGTGAACAACGACTCGTTCGGCCACGGCTGGATGCTGAAGGTGGAGTGCGCCGACCTGTCATCGCTGGCGGGCCTGATGGATGGGCCGGCGTATGACAAGATGACGTCCGGCTGA
- a CDS encoding tetratricopeptide repeat protein, giving the protein MARSRCDGASEPPAPNVPILRPDWAALAGVVLFFSAGVIQKIWAHDIWWQLRTGAWIVENLRWPAGDFLSYTARGNEWIEVRWVYCVLCYLAWRGGGLALLILGHAAVLAAAFAVLVLPFRRVALTTVGCAVIGLGVFAALPRLVARPEAASYLFTAIFLVVLDGTFLRCAADGRRSRLLWLLPLFQTCWANTHTMFMIGPVLTWLAAGCAGLIWLLRATRRGRSETTHDPTARAVAELALAALLVSAACWLNPYGHRGAMFPLLLLSEIREGHVFSGSIVEFLGPFSPDVRWTLDTWAAAVFMGVAALLFVMNRRRFSLFRAAVLVAFLYLAIEAGRNQTLFALALTWTALANLAEIRGPGECGRPARTRPARLRTEGREPRTGGPAARTSRDAASKGGAMTPMYWRRIVASAAVALPALLGAWYMASDRYALHYHWPRRFGLGATAESVPDGAVDFLRRERPQGNLLHSMNDGAYFTWAAHDLYPVCIDGRLEVYGETPFTDFMSITQGQWRRYVEAHGVNTIVVEREYFEPFIPDVAAAKDWALVYLDPRDAIFVRDIPPHAELIRRSRIDFAAGWQPAAMEDERPTGWRRWFGSVERPWRHVGLGRGLVALGAPALALSPLDTAAARFPRSAEVWQSRADALRKLGQLERAAADYARAAELDPRDPAPLFSQAATYEAQGNHDAAVRTFRRLLERHGPTTHRLLALGVSLSAIGDVRQAEQTYEQALRMDPAFAEAAFNLGTLAAARQDWATALRHYRRVLDVRPEFQSAARNVVACMVNLGKQAEAAELLEKLLSEGRGNAGELRDLLRQLRGG; this is encoded by the coding sequence ATGGCGCGATCCAGGTGCGACGGCGCAAGCGAGCCACCCGCGCCAAACGTGCCGATTCTGCGGCCTGACTGGGCGGCGCTCGCCGGCGTCGTCCTCTTTTTTTCCGCCGGTGTGATCCAGAAAATCTGGGCGCACGACATCTGGTGGCAGCTTCGTACCGGCGCGTGGATTGTTGAGAACCTGCGCTGGCCGGCCGGCGATTTCCTCTCCTACACCGCGCGCGGCAACGAGTGGATCGAAGTTCGCTGGGTCTACTGCGTTCTCTGCTATCTCGCCTGGCGCGGCGGCGGACTAGCGCTGCTCATCCTGGGTCACGCGGCGGTGCTGGCGGCGGCTTTCGCGGTTCTGGTCCTGCCGTTTCGCCGCGTCGCCCTGACGACGGTCGGCTGCGCCGTCATCGGGCTGGGCGTGTTCGCCGCCCTGCCGCGGCTGGTGGCGCGCCCGGAAGCTGCGTCGTACCTTTTCACCGCGATTTTTCTGGTCGTGCTGGATGGCACGTTCCTGCGCTGTGCGGCGGACGGACGTCGATCACGCCTGCTGTGGCTGCTGCCGCTCTTTCAGACGTGCTGGGCAAACACGCATACGATGTTCATGATCGGCCCGGTGCTGACTTGGCTGGCGGCGGGGTGCGCGGGGTTGATCTGGCTGTTACGGGCCACTCGGCGCGGGAGGTCGGAGACGACACACGATCCGACGGCCCGCGCGGTCGCCGAGCTTGCGCTGGCGGCGCTGCTGGTCTCGGCCGCGTGCTGGCTGAATCCGTATGGCCATCGCGGCGCGATGTTTCCGCTGCTGCTCCTCAGCGAGATTCGCGAGGGGCACGTTTTTTCGGGTTCGATCGTTGAGTTCCTCGGCCCCTTCTCGCCCGACGTGCGCTGGACGCTGGATACGTGGGCGGCCGCGGTGTTCATGGGCGTGGCGGCATTGCTGTTCGTGATGAACCGTCGCCGCTTTAGCCTCTTTCGGGCCGCGGTGTTGGTGGCGTTCTTGTACCTGGCGATCGAGGCCGGGCGCAATCAGACGCTCTTCGCGCTGGCGCTGACGTGGACGGCGCTGGCGAATCTCGCGGAGATTCGCGGCCCCGGGGAGTGCGGGCGTCCCGCCCGCACGCGCCCGGCAAGACTCCGCACCGAGGGGCGCGAGCCGCGCACCGGCGGGCCCGCGGCCCGCACTTCCCGCGACGCGGCGTCGAAGGGGGGAGCGATGACGCCCATGTATTGGCGGCGCATCGTCGCCTCCGCCGCCGTCGCGCTGCCCGCGCTTCTTGGCGCGTGGTACATGGCCAGCGACCGATACGCGCTGCATTACCACTGGCCGCGGCGATTCGGACTGGGCGCCACGGCCGAGAGCGTCCCGGACGGCGCCGTGGACTTTCTGCGGCGGGAACGGCCGCAGGGGAATCTGCTGCACAGCATGAATGACGGCGCCTACTTCACGTGGGCGGCGCACGATCTGTACCCGGTCTGCATCGACGGCCGGCTCGAGGTCTACGGCGAAACGCCGTTCACGGACTTCATGAGCATCACTCAAGGTCAGTGGCGGCGCTACGTCGAGGCGCACGGCGTGAACACGATCGTGGTGGAGCGCGAGTACTTTGAGCCGTTCATTCCGGATGTGGCCGCCGCGAAGGATTGGGCGCTTGTCTATCTTGACCCGCGCGACGCGATTTTCGTGCGTGATATCCCGCCGCACGCGGAGTTGATTCGCCGCTCTCGCATTGACTTTGCCGCCGGCTGGCAGCCTGCGGCCATGGAAGATGAGCGGCCGACCGGCTGGCGGCGATGGTTCGGCTCCGTGGAGCGGCCCTGGCGGCACGTCGGCCTGGGGCGCGGACTGGTGGCGCTCGGCGCGCCGGCGCTGGCGCTGTCGCCCCTGGATACGGCGGCGGCGCGATTTCCAAGGAGCGCCGAAGTGTGGCAGAGTCGCGCCGACGCGCTTCGAAAGCTCGGCCAGCTCGAGCGCGCCGCGGCCGATTACGCCCGCGCGGCCGAGCTGGACCCGCGCGATCCGGCGCCGTTGTTTTCGCAGGCGGCGACGTACGAGGCGCAGGGCAATCACGACGCCGCCGTGCGGACGTTTCGCCGGCTGCTCGAACGCCACGGCCCGACGACGCATCGGCTGCTGGCGCTGGGCGTGTCGCTCTCGGCGATCGGCGACGTGCGGCAGGCGGAGCAGACGTACGAGCAGGCGCTGCGAATGGACCCCGCATTCGCCGAGGCGGCGTTCAACCTCGGAACGCTGGCGGCGGCGCGGCAGGACTGGGCGACGGCGCTGCGGCACTACCGCCGCGTGCTGGATGTGCGCCCGGAGTTTCAGAGCGCGGCCCGAAACGTGGTGGCCTGCATGGTCAATCTCGGGAAACAGGCCGAGGCGGCGGAACTGCTTGAGAAGCTGCTGAGCGAAGGGCGCGGGAACGCCGGGGAGCTGCGCGACTTGCTGCGACAATTGCGCGGCGGCTGA
- a CDS encoding Helix-turn-helix domain protein, with product MELARPFSMSQPAVSRHLRVLERAGLISRRRHRQRRPCRIEGGRLAEVNAWIERFRTIWEGHFQRLDALLEELKPAAPRPPSNSG from the coding sequence ATGGAACTGGCCCGGCCGTTTTCCATGAGCCAGCCGGCGGTCTCGCGCCACCTGCGCGTGCTGGAGCGCGCCGGGCTGATCTCGCGCCGCCGCCATCGGCAGCGCCGCCCGTGCCGCATCGAGGGCGGGCGCCTGGCGGAGGTCAACGCCTGGATCGAGCGTTTCCGCACGATCTGGGAGGGCCACTTCCAGCGCCTGGACGCCCTGCTGGAAGAGCTAAAACCCGCGGCCCCGCGGCCGCCGTCGAATTCCGGTTGA
- a CDS encoding Alpha/beta hydrolase family protein has product MLPAFVRKLIAAGVCVAGLLHAGCLPLVPEDKFLAAASSVALDPTATCEELKLDFGLPDVTTVADPAGINLSFVEEFITTSDGQTLRAWLVPAQVEERGVVLLSYGAVGEMACYLLITRELTERGWSVAMYDYRGFGGSTGEASLTGLLPDATAALDWALQRSGRERIALMGVSIGTIPTVALDASRGNQVLGIVLDGPISLEIELQRFILLLTAPIDRLLEQFDPRLLLEQTLRAASRPILVFLYGQDEFLTGAVAGDLLAESPAAVEVYEFPDLAHARGPYFATEEYFDALVRFLDRVAAR; this is encoded by the coding sequence ATGCTGCCAGCGTTCGTCCGCAAGCTGATCGCCGCCGGCGTCTGCGTCGCCGGCTTGCTCCACGCCGGCTGTCTGCCGCTCGTGCCCGAAGACAAGTTCCTCGCGGCGGCATCGAGCGTCGCGCTGGATCCGACCGCCACCTGCGAAGAGCTGAAGCTCGACTTCGGCCTGCCGGATGTCACGACCGTCGCCGATCCGGCCGGAATCAACCTCAGCTTTGTTGAGGAGTTCATCACCACGTCCGACGGCCAGACGCTTCGCGCCTGGCTCGTCCCGGCGCAGGTCGAGGAGCGCGGCGTCGTGCTGCTCTCCTACGGGGCCGTGGGCGAGATGGCCTGTTACCTGCTGATCACGCGCGAGTTAACGGAGCGCGGCTGGAGCGTCGCGATGTACGACTATCGCGGCTTCGGCGGCAGCACGGGCGAGGCGTCGCTCACCGGGCTGCTGCCCGACGCGACGGCCGCGTTGGACTGGGCGCTGCAGCGCAGCGGACGCGAGCGCATCGCGCTGATGGGCGTTTCGATCGGCACGATTCCGACCGTGGCGCTGGATGCATCGCGGGGAAATCAGGTGCTGGGGATCGTTCTGGACGGACCGATTTCACTCGAAATCGAGCTGCAGCGGTTCATTCTGCTTCTGACGGCGCCGATCGATCGGTTGCTTGAGCAGTTCGATCCGCGGCTGCTCCTGGAACAGACGTTGCGGGCTGCGTCGCGCCCGATCCTGGTGTTTCTGTACGGGCAGGATGAGTTCCTCACCGGCGCCGTGGCCGGAGACCTGCTGGCCGAGTCGCCCGCCGCCGTGGAGGTCTACGAGTTTCCTGACCTGGCCCACGCGCGCGGCCCGTATTTTGCGACCGAGGAGTATTTCGACGCGCTGGTCCGCTTTCTGGACCGGGTCGCGGCGCGCTAG
- a CDS encoding Glyoxalase-like domain protein, whose translation MDADSKPGGFKTALTATLSVRRWPQAVEFYTAALGARELFRVPGGGVARLAVDGAEFWVAEESREHLNFSPETLGGCSARMLLIVADPAAVCARAVAAGATQVSPVADEHGWRVGRIRDPFGHHWEIARELT comes from the coding sequence ATGGACGCTGATTCGAAACCGGGCGGATTCAAAACCGCCCTGACCGCCACGCTGTCGGTGCGCCGCTGGCCGCAGGCGGTCGAGTTCTACACGGCCGCGCTGGGCGCGCGCGAGCTGTTTCGCGTGCCCGGCGGCGGCGTGGCGCGGCTGGCGGTCGACGGCGCCGAGTTCTGGGTGGCCGAGGAGTCGCGCGAGCACCTGAACTTCAGCCCCGAAACGCTGGGCGGTTGCTCGGCTCGCATGCTGCTGATCGTCGCCGATCCGGCCGCCGTTTGCGCGCGGGCGGTCGCGGCCGGCGCCACGCAGGTCTCCCCCGTGGCCGACGAGCACGGCTGGCGCGTCGGACGCATTCGCGATCCATTTGGACACCATTGGGAAATCGCCCGCGAGTTGACCTGA
- the trpA gene encoding Tryptophan synthase alpha chain, whose protein sequence is MNALARQFSTLRAAGRRGLLPYITAGYPDVDTTIEILRRLDPQRCACVELGIPFSDPIADGPVIQTSFSRALQAGFRLDALLGALSAARGEIAVPLVAMVSYSIIYRRGVREFVAAARDAGVSGVLAPDVAIEEAESLAAVCRDADMGLILIAAPTSTDERLRRIAAISDPFIYYQSVAGVTGERQALPPQLAQRVSRLRALSGKPVCVGFGVSGPEQVRAVCAFADGAIVGSAIVRKMNEAVTAGQRADALAETIVAFVHELASAV, encoded by the coding sequence ATGAACGCGCTCGCTCGGCAATTCTCGACGCTGCGCGCCGCCGGCCGACGCGGGCTCTTGCCCTACATCACCGCGGGCTATCCCGATGTGGACACGACGATCGAGATCCTGCGGCGGCTCGATCCACAACGCTGCGCCTGCGTCGAGCTTGGAATACCGTTCTCGGATCCGATCGCCGACGGACCGGTGATACAGACCTCGTTCTCTCGCGCCCTTCAGGCCGGGTTTCGCCTTGACGCGCTTCTCGGCGCCCTGAGCGCCGCTCGTGGCGAGATCGCCGTGCCCCTGGTCGCGATGGTCAGTTACTCGATCATTTATCGCCGGGGCGTAAGAGAGTTCGTGGCGGCTGCTCGCGACGCCGGAGTCTCGGGCGTCCTGGCGCCGGATGTCGCCATTGAAGAGGCTGAATCGCTGGCTGCGGTTTGTCGCGATGCGGACATGGGGTTGATCCTGATCGCCGCGCCTACCAGCACGGACGAGCGCCTGCGCCGAATCGCGGCGATCTCCGACCCGTTCATCTACTACCAATCCGTCGCGGGCGTCACCGGCGAGCGCCAGGCGCTGCCGCCGCAACTGGCGCAGCGGGTGAGCCGCCTCCGCGCGCTTTCGGGCAAGCCGGTGTGCGTGGGCTTCGGCGTCTCCGGCCCGGAGCAGGTTCGGGCGGTGTGCGCTTTCGCGGACGGGGCCATCGTCGGCAGCGCCATCGTGCGGAAGATGAACGAGGCCGTCACCGCCGGCCAGCGCGCGGACGCACTGGCTGAGACGATCGTCGCGTTCGTGCACGAGCTGGCGTCAGCCGTCTGA
- the yrrB_1 gene encoding TPR repeat-containing protein YrrB — protein MPVSLRRLAALAALLPLLLTPGCILGREQARVHLNSGDSALADNRLDAALAEFREAIRLDPGFAEAHTKLGEAYIENGDLDKAEQALQTAVKLDPGNFRSVFKLGEVYRMLDKLTQAIRAYVIACELNPRDFEARFRLGGCYQQSGDLEQATETYKQALQLDPKNTYAWSNLGAVYDLRGNTYDAIKAYKQALECTRTPQPIVLVNLATVYINQERYASARKTLQIAIQTDPNLSMAHERMGFCYWCEKKLDDAAQSYLRAVMLDNRNADAFSGYGMVRMTQFLQEPDKAGFRDEAIEAWHKSLELDPNQPKLKTLIEKYRPKTERPRLEVDD, from the coding sequence ATGCCCGTTTCGCTGCGGCGATTGGCCGCCCTCGCTGCGCTGCTGCCGCTGCTGCTCACCCCCGGTTGCATCCTCGGCCGCGAGCAGGCCCGCGTGCACCTGAATTCCGGCGACAGCGCGCTGGCCGACAACCGGCTGGACGCCGCGCTGGCTGAATTCCGCGAGGCCATCCGGCTCGACCCCGGTTTCGCCGAAGCGCACACCAAGCTGGGCGAGGCGTACATTGAGAACGGCGACCTGGATAAGGCTGAGCAGGCGCTACAGACGGCGGTGAAGCTCGACCCCGGGAATTTCCGCTCGGTCTTCAAGCTCGGCGAAGTCTATCGCATGCTGGACAAGCTGACGCAGGCGATTCGCGCCTACGTCATCGCCTGCGAGCTGAACCCGCGCGATTTCGAGGCCCGTTTCCGGCTCGGCGGCTGCTACCAGCAGAGCGGCGATCTGGAGCAGGCCACCGAGACCTACAAGCAGGCGCTGCAGCTTGACCCGAAGAACACGTATGCGTGGAGCAACCTCGGCGCCGTCTACGACCTGCGCGGAAACACGTACGACGCCATCAAGGCCTACAAGCAGGCGCTGGAGTGCACGCGCACGCCTCAGCCCATCGTGCTGGTGAACCTCGCCACGGTCTACATCAACCAGGAGCGCTACGCCAGCGCAAGGAAGACGCTGCAGATCGCGATTCAGACCGATCCGAACCTGTCGATGGCTCACGAGCGGATGGGCTTCTGCTACTGGTGCGAAAAGAAGCTGGATGACGCCGCCCAGAGCTACCTGCGGGCCGTCATGCTCGACAACCGCAACGCCGACGCCTTCAGCGGGTACGGCATGGTGCGCATGACGCAGTTCCTTCAGGAGCCCGACAAGGCCGGTTTCCGTGACGAGGCGATCGAAGCCTGGCACAAGAGCCTCGAGCTCGATCCGAATCAGCCCAAGCTCAAGACGCTCATCGAAAAATACCGGCCGAAGACGGAGCGGCCCAGGCTTGAGGTCGACGACTAG